gtggggatggaactggtctctctgacggtggtgtctgaaaagaggatgctgtccaagttgcttgccatcttggtcaatgtctcccatccactacataatgtactggttgggcacaggagtacattcagccagagactcattccatcgagatgcaacacagagcgtcataggaagtcattcctgcctgtggtcatcaaactttacaactcctcccttggagggtcagacaccctgagccagtaggctggtcctggacttatttcctggcataatttacatattactatttaactatttatggttttattactatttattatttatggtgcaactgtaacgaaaaccaatttcccccaggatcaataaagtatgacaatggctatatgactatgactataattaaCTTCAATGATGAAACATATCCCAATTCAGgtcataaaagaaaaataaaacaaaattgaacATCAAAACAAGGAACTTTGTGGCAGTGTGGGTCACTTAAAAGCCTGGAATAAAACTACAGTTTACCCAAGGCCTCAATTTCCTTATTAATTTAAACAATTTTAtattaaaaattacattaaattgaTTATTGAAAACACATGATTATTCAGAAGGATCTAATTCAATGCTTACTTTCTGGATCATCCAGAGCACTGTCACTGTACGATTCCGTATCTGAATAAGTCCGTATTCTCCTGTGTACATCAGGACGTGATGCTGCAATTGTAGTTTCCTTTTGGTAATTCGTGTCCAGTTTCCTGCTAAAGGTGAAACGTGAACTTAACTCAAACTCTGACCATGAAGTCATGTATAAATCAAGATGCAAGGTACTGAAAAGGTAATGCTCTGGTGACGTAATCGCAAAACCCAAACCACAACTACAGTAAGATGATGTGTTAGAACTTAGCAATTAATTTTatagcaattttgttcatgcaatAACAGAGACCATACTGATAAAAATATTAAGTTAGATCATGGTTCCCAATGATTTTTATGCCACTGAcgaatactattaagcaaggggtcgaTAGACCACAGGTTGTCAACCACTGAGTTGATAAATTCTGCATACCCTTTTTCTAGATATACCAGCTACCCATGTGCCCGCACCAGAAAAAATTTAGTATCTGCCACTGTCTCCAACAATCATATTCTTGACCTTCTTTCTAATTCACCCCAACAAATCCTTGAGGTAAATATTCACAGTCCTGCAAACCTACCACTGCTGGATCCCAAGGCATCATCTTGCATATCTCCAGAGCAACATGAACCTCTGGGCAGGTAATGTAATCTCATCAGTAAACAATGGCATGGGttgtacaacatggaaacaggccactaGGCTTAACCACTCATCCTTCATTTGTCCTCCACAGAAACCTCTTTCAGTCTTTCCTCATCCAAATTTGTTAGCTAAATTCTCTTTTCTAACCTTAATTGTACGTTTGACCAGTCTCCCCATGATTACAAATGCACCATCTGTTTCAACCATTCCCTGCAATAACAAGTTCCACATTTTGGGCAATTAATAACGCCAAATATAATTTACGTTTATAACCAACAACAGAAGTCCTTTCCCTTACCCATCATAAAGTATAGTACCAGGATGACTAATTGATCGTTTCATCTGCAATATTGAAAAAGAAGTTACCAACTTGAAAAGCATCTAAATTAAACTAAAATTACTGTTCAATTTATATCAAATGTAATTCaccaaaaagaaaattaaagaaaattaaaaattacacaagaaagacagcagaaataacatagaaacattggTAACTCTATATTTGTTCCTCTTAATAGAACCATACCCGAACCATCTGAACTGGTGAAGGTGATACAGGAGAGACCAGTGGATCAGAGTGAGAAAACTGGAACATTTCAGGCTTAAACTTGGCATTGGCTATTTTCATGCACTCTTCAAGAGTTGTAATGAAGGTATTACATGTGGCACTGAGTAAAGATGAGGCTTCATTCATGTTCTGAGAAACAAAAATGTTATTTTTTCACTTTATAAGTGTATACAGCAAGTTATACATACATAATTGCGATTAGATTACCCAAATAATAACCAGCAAAAAGAACTATTCCTTTATACAACTTACAGGCTTCAAACTAGTACATTGACAATTATGAagctatattttattttatttgggaaaataaatgCAGAGATCAATTACCTAAAAAAGATCCCTTGATCATCTAAATAGTAGACTACACAATTTACAAAGTTAATACAGCTATAGCAAGACTTTCAGCAATCAAAGGATTTATAAAGACAGAAACGATGTTATAACCCAAGATTAGATTTGATGGATAAAGAAAGGAATATAGGTTCAAGGTGAATACATAGAACAGGAAGTTTTTCTTGGGTGGAGGGCAAATAGTCTGTTTCAATGCAAAATTTTAATGCATTTTTCTAAACCGCTAAGACAAACTAGTTAAAGCAAAGAAATCTTGCAGACTGAACACAAACATTATAATTTGTTTTTCAGATCTTCTTCGGATACTAACTATAATTaattacacaaaaaaaaacacaaaattggATCAGGTCATTACAATATATTCTGATACTATACCTCAGCCGTTGGCATCAAACCTGGTTGACCCTGTTTACCAGACTCTTGTATTGTATGAACTTGCTGCATTAGTAAGTCACAATACAACCGAAGCTCTGACATCTTCGTTTTGAGAGATTCATTAGTTTCACTGATTTCTGGGGGTGTCAAACAACAATACACAATTTAAACATTAATAGATTAACATTTCATATTTAATCATCAAAATCCATCCACATACAGCTTGAGCAGGAAGTAACAGTTAGAATAGTTTTAGGACCAACACCAAAATTAGTCTGACAATTTAATTATCATTTGCAACCCAAATTCAGTTTATAAAATTTATTATTTTCAGTTCAGTGCAACTTGTACATTTTACTATTGTGAACAAGA
This genomic stretch from Mobula hypostoma chromosome 6, sMobHyp1.1, whole genome shotgun sequence harbors:
- the plekha3 gene encoding pleckstrin homology domain-containing family A member 3 isoform X1 translates to MEGILYKWTNYLTGWQPRWFILDNGILSYYDSQDDVNKGSKGSIKMSVCEIKVHPTDNTRMELIIPGEQHFYVKSVNAAERQRWLVALGSSKACLADTRTKKEKEISETNESLKTKMSELRLYCDLLMQQVHTIQESGKQGQPGLMPTAENMNEASSLLSATCNTFITTLEECMKIANAKFKPEMFQFSHSDPLVSPVSPSPVQMVRMKRSISHPGTILYDGRKLDTNYQKETTIAASRPDVHRRIRTYSDTESYSDSALDDPEKITQMSRNSLLTANGEFPPVTIPEENAAISRNKTETESQFVALSS
- the plekha3 gene encoding pleckstrin homology domain-containing family A member 3 isoform X2, producing the protein MSVCEIKVHPTDNTRMELIIPGEQHFYVKSVNAAERQRWLVALGSSKACLADTRTKKEKEISETNESLKTKMSELRLYCDLLMQQVHTIQESGKQGQPGLMPTAENMNEASSLLSATCNTFITTLEECMKIANAKFKPEMFQFSHSDPLVSPVSPSPVQMVRMKRSISHPGTILYDGRKLDTNYQKETTIAASRPDVHRRIRTYSDTESYSDSALDDPEKITQMSRNSLLTANGEFPPVTIPEENAAISRNKTETESQFVALSS